The Perca fluviatilis chromosome 2, GENO_Pfluv_1.0, whole genome shotgun sequence genome includes a region encoding these proteins:
- the fzd4 gene encoding frizzled-4: protein MPGMMVSFSGAALLVLSGLVGPLCVVQAFGDEVEEMTCDPIRISMCQGLGYNVTKMPNLVGNVLQSDAELQLTTFTPLIQYGCSSQLKFFLCSVYVPMCTDKVPIPIGPCGSMCLSVKRKCLPVLHEFGFIWPEVLNCSLFPPQNDHNHMCMEGPGDEDPPYQPVRHPPHQEECQALGSEPDQYTWLKQTETCTLQCGYDSGLYRRGAKVFTDAWMAVWAVLCFLSTTLTVLTFLLDSQRFSYPERPIIFLSMCCNLYSVAYLVRLTLGRERVSCDIDATAVPILVQEGLKSTGCAIVFLLLYFFGMASSLWWVILTLTWFLAAGLKWGHEAIEMHSSYFHIAAWAIPAVKTIVILIMRLVDADDLTGLCYVGNQQQEALTGFVVAPLATYLLIGTLFICAGLVALFKIRSNLQKDGAKTDKLERLMVKIGVFSVLYTVPASTVIGCYLYQLSHWGEFRASTRDSYVASEMLRIFMSLLVGITSGMWIWSAKTLHTWQRCSARLLRDSRASRGGKRAPGEGWIKPGKGNETVV from the exons ATGCCCGGGATGATGGTGTCGTTCAGCGGGGCAGCACTGCTCGTCTTGTCCGGGCTGGTCGGTCCGCTCTGCGTGGTGCAGGCTTTCGGCGATGAGGTGGAGGAAATGACCTGCGACCCGATCCGAATCAGCATGTGCCAGGGTCTCGGTTACAACGTCACCAAGATGCCCAATCTGGTCGGCAACGTGCTGCAGTCGGACGCCGAGCTGCAGCTGACCACGTTCACACCGCTCATACAGTACGGCTGCTCCAGTCAACTTAAG TTCTTCCTGTGCTCAGTCTATGTGCCAATGTGCACAGACAAGGTTCCTATCCCCATTGGTCCGTGTGGTAGCATGTGTCTGTCCGTCAAGAGAAAATGCCTCCCGGTGCTCCACGAGTTTGGCTTTATATGGCCCGAG GTGCTCAATTGCAGCCTCTTCCCACCTCAAAACGACCACAACCATATGTGCATGGAGGGCCCGGGGGACGAAGACCCGCCCTATCAGCCTGTCCGCCATCCTCCCCACCAGGAGGAGTGTCAGGCACTGGGATCTGAACCTGACCAGTATACTTGGTTAAAACAGACCGAAACCTGTACTCTCCAGTGTGGCTACGACAGTGGGCTCTACCGACGAGGGGCCAAAGTCTTCACAGACGCGTGGATGGCGGTGTGGGCCGTGCTGTGCTTCCTGTCGACCACTCTGACCGTCCTGACCTTTCTTTTGGATTCACAGCGCTTCTCCTACCCTGAGAGGCCCATCATCTTCCTATCTATGTGCTGTAATCTGTACAGCGTTGCCTACCTG GTACGTTTGACTCTGGGCAGGGAGCGTGTTTCCTGTGACATAGATGCCACCGCAGTACCAATTCTAGTACAAGAAGGGTTAAAGAGCACCGGCTGTGCCATAGTCTTCCTCCTGCTCTACTTCTTTGGCATGGCTTCCTCACTCTG gtgGGTGATCCTGACCCTCACTTGGTTCTTGGCTGCTGGACTGAAGTGGGGCCATGAGGCTATTGAAATGCACAGCTCTTACTTTCACATAGCAGCCTGGGCCATCCCGGCCGTTAAAACTATCGTCATCCTCATTATGCGACTGGTCGATGCAGACGACCTAACTGGACTCTGCTATGTTGGCAACCAGCAGCAGGAGGCACTCACAGGCTTTGTGGTAGCACCACTTGCCACATACCTTCTAATAG GCACTCTGTTTATCTGTGCTGGCCTAGTGGCTCTTTTCAAGATCCGCTCCAATCTGCAGAAGGACGGTGCCAAAACAGACAAGCTGGAGCGTTTAATGGTGAAGATCGGAGTGTTTTCTGTTCTCTACACCGTCCCGGCGTCCACCGTCATTGGCTGTTACCTCTACCAGCTCTCTCACTGGGGGGAGTTCAGGGCCAGCACCCGGGACTCATACGTGGCATCAGAGATGCTTCGAATCTTCATGTCACTGCTCGTAGGCATCACATCAGGCATGTGGATCTGGTCAGCAAAAACCCTCCACACCTGGCAGCGCTGCTCTGCCCGCCTGCTCAGGGATAGCAGGGCGAGCCGAGGGGGCAAGAGGGCACCGGGCGAGGGCTGGATCAAACCAGGCAAAGGTAACGAGACGGTGGTGtga